GGACTTCGATGATTTGTTGTTCAATACCAATATTTTGTTTAGAGACCACCCTGTGGTTTTGGATAAATACCAGCGTAAGTTTAAATACATTATGGTAGATGAGTTTCAGGATACTAACGTTTCTCAGTATTTGATTATCAAAAAACTGGCCGCTATGCACAACAATTTGGCGGTTGTTGGCGACGATGCTCAATCTATTTACGCTTTCCGTGGGGCAAATATCGAAAATATTCTCAATCTTGAAAAAGATTATCCAGGCATGGAAACTATCAAGCTTGAACAAAATTACCGTTCTACCAACAATATTGTTCAAGCAGCCAATTCGGTTATCGCCAAAAACAAAGCCCAACTCAAAAAGAAGGTATTTACAGAAAATGAAGAAGGTTCGCCTATTGATTTAATTAAGGCAGCTTCCGACAATGAGGAAGGACGATTGATTGCAACCAATATTTTTGAAGCAAAAATGGCATTAGGGTTACGCAATACAGACTTTGCTATTTTGTACCGTACCAATGCCCAATCGCGGGCTTTTGAAGAAGCCCTTCGCAAACTCAATATCAAATATCGTATTATTGGGGGCTTATCGTTTTATCAACGTCGTGAAATCAAAGATTTATTGGCCTACCTCCGTTTTATTATTAACCAACGAGATTCGGAGGCTTTCAAACGTATTATTAATCTTCCTAAAAGAGGTATAGGCGATACCACTATTGCCAAAATTGAAATTACCGCCGCCGAACAACAAGTACCCGTTTGGGAAATTGTAGCCAATATCCGCCTGTTTCAGGCTGGGCGATTTGCCGATACCATCGAGGGTTTTGCTGATTTAATCAAATCCTTCAAATTATTGGTCGAGGTTCAGCAAAAAGACGCTTACGAAATAGCGGCTCATGTGGCCAAGGCTTCGGGCTTGCTGAAAGAATTACACGAGGACAAAACAGTAGAAGGGCTTTCTCGATATGAAAACGTACAGGAATTACTCAACTCTATCAAACAGTTTGTCGATAACCCCGATGTTGAAGATAAATCTTTGTCGAGTTTTCTTCAAACAGTTTCTTTACTCACAACAGCCGACGACGACGACCCCGATGGCGACAACGACCGTGTTACAATGATGACGATTCACGGGGCTAAAGGGCTAGAATTCAATCATGTATATGTAGTTGGTATGGAAGAAGACCTTTTCCCTAGCCAAATGATGCTACAAAGCAGAGCCGATTTAGAAGAAGAACGAAGATTATTTTATGTAGCCATTACTCGTGCCGAGAAAAAACTGGTAATGTCGTATGCCGAAAGCCGATACCAGTATGGCCGCCTAAAACCTTGTGAACCAAGCCGTTTCCTTGATGAAATAGACCCAAAATATCTACAGTTTGCGAAAAATATCAGACGAGCTGTCGAAGAGACACAAAGGCTTCCTCAGGGATTTGT
The DNA window shown above is from Flectobacillus major DSM 103 and carries:
- a CDS encoding ATP-dependent helicase, yielding MMNYLESLNEPQRAAVQHINGPLMIIAGAGSGKTRVLTYRTAYLLEHDVDPFQILLLTFTNKAAGEMRTRVEKVVGNDAKNLWMGTFHSIFAKILRFEGKHLGYTSDFSIYDTDDSKSLIKSIVKERGLDDKVYKPNVVFNRISGAKNRLIGPDEYLNNPIIQADDAAAKLPEMGRLYKLYALRCFQANAMDFDDLLFNTNILFRDHPVVLDKYQRKFKYIMVDEFQDTNVSQYLIIKKLAAMHNNLAVVGDDAQSIYAFRGANIENILNLEKDYPGMETIKLEQNYRSTNNIVQAANSVIAKNKAQLKKKVFTENEEGSPIDLIKAASDNEEGRLIATNIFEAKMALGLRNTDFAILYRTNAQSRAFEEALRKLNIKYRIIGGLSFYQRREIKDLLAYLRFIINQRDSEAFKRIINLPKRGIGDTTIAKIEITAAEQQVPVWEIVANIRLFQAGRFADTIEGFADLIKSFKLLVEVQQKDAYEIAAHVAKASGLLKELHEDKTVEGLSRYENVQELLNSIKQFVDNPDVEDKSLSSFLQTVSLLTTADDDDPDGDNDRVTMMTIHGAKGLEFNHVYVVGMEEDLFPSQMMLQSRADLEEERRLFYVAITRAEKKLVMSYAESRYQYGRLKPCEPSRFLDEIDPKYLQFAKNIRRAVEETQRLPQGFVRKVDKPVSSTITNNNPTPVSSLIQKKTSVNAAPASYVPSPDFAPSDTRNLQEGNKVEHLKFGFGTVKKMDINGNDRKAIIVFEGGVGEKTLLLSFAKLRILS